The following proteins are co-located in the Silene latifolia isolate original U9 population chromosome 1, ASM4854445v1, whole genome shotgun sequence genome:
- the LOC141604829 gene encoding uncharacterized protein LOC141604829 isoform X1, giving the protein MRGKLGNLSFERRRKVFPTEAAAEEGFSGGGESEHDLGIMVSDFLENGSGGADSLCSSDGESGFSDLHLLADKISFIKRSVDVYESDLQSVVHSLLLSTGDKHLHLVKPGLCSASCIRYALVKLLKSSGYDAAVCASKWQGVNKVPGGDYEYIDVVHHKSDESSERLIIDIDFRSHFEIARAVDSYDRILKSLPVVFVGTLTKLNQFLQVMADASRVSLKQNSMPLPPWRSLPYLQSKWHSSFHRNPTSEEKIMSSSRITGHKQCSGHLRRLQASLQALIEKEKLLKPINIDTNRRLKIERKIKSNFKNL; this is encoded by the exons atgaGAGGAAAACTGGGGAATCTAAGCTTCGAGAGACGGCGTAAGGTGTTTCCGACGGAAGCGGCGGCGGAGGAAGGATTCTCCGGCGGCGGTGAAAGCGAGCATGACCTTGGTATTATGGTTAGCGATTTTCTCGAGAACGGAAGCGGAGGTGCTGACTCTCTTTGTAGTAGCGATGGCGAATCAGGTTTCTCCGATCTTCATCTTCTCGCCGATAAAATTTCG TTTATCAAGCGCTCGGTTGATGTGTATGAGAGTGACCTACAGTCCGTAGTTCACTCTCTTTTGCTTTCAACGGGAGATAAGCACCTTCACCTGGTCAAGCCTGGTTTATGCAGTGCTAGCTGTATCCGTTATGCTTTGGTGAAACTCTTGAAATCATCTGGTTATGATGCTGCTGTTTGTGCTTCAAAATGGCAGGGCGTTAACAAGGTGCCTGGTG GTGATTACGAGTACATAGATGTGGTTCACCACAAAAGCGATGAATCTTCAGAGCGTCTAATAATCGACATTGATTTCCGAAGCCACTTTGAAATAGCGAGAGCGGTTGATTCCTACGATAGGATTCTGAAATCTCTTCCTGTTGTTTTTGTGGGCACACTAACAAAACTTAATCAATTCCTTCAAGTAATGGCTGATGCTTCTAGGGTATCACTCAAGCAGAACTCCATGCCTCTTCCACCATGGCGATCCCTACCTTACCTACAATCTAAGTGGCACTCGTCTTTTCATAGAAACCCTACGTCCGAAGAGAAGATCATGAGTAGCTCAAGGATTACTGGTCATAAACAATGCAGCGGTCATCTAAGAAGGTTACAGGCATCACTTCAGGCGCTTATTGAGAAAGAGAAGTTACTGAAACCTATAAACATTGATACAAACAGAAGGTTGAAAATCGAAAGGAAGATCAAATCTAATTTCAAGAACCTATGA
- the LOC141604829 gene encoding uncharacterized protein LOC141604829 isoform X2 has translation MTLVLWLAIFSRTEAEVLTLFVVAMANQFIKRSVDVYESDLQSVVHSLLLSTGDKHLHLVKPGLCSASCIRYALVKLLKSSGYDAAVCASKWQGVNKVPGGDYEYIDVVHHKSDESSERLIIDIDFRSHFEIARAVDSYDRILKSLPVVFVGTLTKLNQFLQVMADASRVSLKQNSMPLPPWRSLPYLQSKWHSSFHRNPTSEEKIMSSSRITGHKQCSGHLRRLQASLQALIEKEKLLKPINIDTNRRLKIERKIKSNFKNL, from the exons ATGACCTTGGTATTATGGTTAGCGATTTTCTCGAGAACGGAAGCGGAGGTGCTGACTCTCTTTGTAGTAGCGATGGCGAATCAG TTTATCAAGCGCTCGGTTGATGTGTATGAGAGTGACCTACAGTCCGTAGTTCACTCTCTTTTGCTTTCAACGGGAGATAAGCACCTTCACCTGGTCAAGCCTGGTTTATGCAGTGCTAGCTGTATCCGTTATGCTTTGGTGAAACTCTTGAAATCATCTGGTTATGATGCTGCTGTTTGTGCTTCAAAATGGCAGGGCGTTAACAAGGTGCCTGGTG GTGATTACGAGTACATAGATGTGGTTCACCACAAAAGCGATGAATCTTCAGAGCGTCTAATAATCGACATTGATTTCCGAAGCCACTTTGAAATAGCGAGAGCGGTTGATTCCTACGATAGGATTCTGAAATCTCTTCCTGTTGTTTTTGTGGGCACACTAACAAAACTTAATCAATTCCTTCAAGTAATGGCTGATGCTTCTAGGGTATCACTCAAGCAGAACTCCATGCCTCTTCCACCATGGCGATCCCTACCTTACCTACAATCTAAGTGGCACTCGTCTTTTCATAGAAACCCTACGTCCGAAGAGAAGATCATGAGTAGCTCAAGGATTACTGGTCATAAACAATGCAGCGGTCATCTAAGAAGGTTACAGGCATCACTTCAGGCGCTTATTGAGAAAGAGAAGTTACTGAAACCTATAAACATTGATACAAACAGAAGGTTGAAAATCGAAAGGAAGATCAAATCTAATTTCAAGAACCTATGA